A stretch of the Archangium violaceum genome encodes the following:
- the pdeM gene encoding ligase-associated DNA damage response endonuclease PdeM, translated as MAARGLPVRLGGTELELRPERALHWPGGGVLAVADLHWGKPESFHQHGIPLPPEVLEDDLARLSAALHATGARRLLLVGDLIHSRRGLTREVVERVAAWRTGHDVEMVLVRGNHDRHLDALPGAWRMSLVEPHLDEGPFRFAHHPEPAEGRYVWAGHLHPTVRLSTGADRLRLPCFHLGTGVGVLPAFSAFTGGMDIRPRTGERLFAIAGDSVVEVPPPRRQRSFAGR; from the coding sequence ATGGCTGCGCGAGGACTCCCTGTCCGCCTAGGCGGCACCGAGCTGGAGCTGCGTCCCGAGCGCGCCCTCCACTGGCCTGGAGGCGGCGTGCTCGCGGTGGCGGACCTGCACTGGGGCAAGCCGGAGAGCTTCCACCAGCACGGCATTCCCCTGCCCCCCGAGGTACTGGAGGACGACCTCGCCCGCCTCTCCGCCGCCCTGCATGCCACCGGGGCCCGCCGGCTGTTGCTCGTGGGAGACCTCATCCACTCGCGCCGGGGCCTCACGCGAGAGGTGGTGGAGCGCGTGGCCGCCTGGCGCACCGGTCATGACGTGGAGATGGTGCTGGTGCGCGGCAACCATGACCGGCACCTGGACGCACTGCCTGGCGCGTGGCGCATGTCGCTGGTGGAGCCGCACCTCGACGAGGGCCCCTTCCGCTTCGCCCACCACCCCGAGCCCGCCGAGGGGCGCTACGTCTGGGCGGGCCACCTCCACCCCACGGTGCGACTGAGCACTGGGGCAGACCGGCTGCGCCTGCCCTGCTTCCACCTGGGCACCGGAGTGGGCGTGCTGCCCGCCTTCAGTGCCTTCACGGGAGGCATGGACATCCGCCCGCGCACCGGCGAGCGCCTCTTCGCCATCGCCGGTGACTCCGTGGTGGAGGTGCCTCCTCCCCGCCGTCAACGCTCCTTCGCGGGAAGATGA
- a CDS encoding DUF6891 domain-containing protein, with protein sequence MATDEALRDYLRQQVEAAVLGGYLDETKVFAFVEERVEDELGTSDETEDFLAYARRLLEEQRAEEARWTEPTTNDAIDRAFEKLNRQGIIALQNAGYTLSEGWEDVAAAASESYEPVRGATFFHGQDVERGVLDMGLMLAFGAFEDDPKLHDEASLAIAREVRETLSRHGVQTEWNGSVKTRIEIPPFPWRKRRHTALPREGADGADTGSRCERVLRRVVQEKGLTREAAVSALEAFICDEVRKHYGEGRRLEARYNPEEGLVEVYQALTVVEQLGDAVEAVNQRTLSQMGELRGEVDPGDELVFQIFYREEDAWLARAQDAKYGEILNLRTFGRGMEPWTARALRDGILGHLPAKER encoded by the coding sequence ATGGCCACGGATGAGGCGCTGCGTGACTACCTCCGCCAGCAGGTGGAGGCGGCGGTCCTGGGGGGATACCTGGACGAGACGAAGGTATTCGCCTTCGTCGAGGAGCGCGTGGAAGACGAGCTGGGGACGAGCGACGAGACGGAGGACTTCCTGGCGTACGCCCGGCGCCTGCTCGAGGAGCAGCGCGCGGAGGAGGCCCGCTGGACCGAGCCCACGACGAACGATGCGATCGACCGTGCCTTCGAGAAGCTGAATCGCCAGGGCATCATCGCGCTGCAGAACGCGGGCTACACCTTGTCGGAGGGCTGGGAGGATGTGGCGGCCGCCGCGTCGGAGAGCTACGAGCCCGTGCGCGGTGCCACCTTCTTCCATGGCCAGGATGTCGAACGCGGAGTGCTGGACATGGGCCTCATGCTCGCCTTCGGTGCCTTCGAGGATGATCCGAAGCTGCACGACGAGGCGAGCCTCGCCATTGCCCGCGAGGTTCGAGAGACCCTCTCGCGGCACGGAGTCCAGACGGAGTGGAACGGAAGCGTGAAGACGCGCATCGAGATTCCCCCCTTCCCGTGGCGCAAGCGCCGCCACACCGCGCTTCCCAGAGAGGGTGCCGATGGCGCGGACACGGGCTCGCGTTGTGAGCGGGTGCTGCGGCGCGTGGTTCAGGAGAAAGGCCTGACCCGGGAGGCGGCAGTCTCGGCCCTCGAGGCTTTCATCTGCGATGAGGTCCGAAAGCACTACGGCGAGGGTCGCCGGCTCGAGGCCCGATACAACCCGGAGGAGGGGCTGGTGGAGGTCTATCAAGCCCTCACGGTCGTGGAGCAACTGGGAGATGCGGTCGAGGCCGTGAACCAGCGGACGCTTTCCCAGATGGGCGAACTCAGGGGCGAAGTCGATCCAGGCGACGAGCTGGTGTTCCAGATCTTCTATCGCGAGGAGGATGCCTGGCTGGCCCGGGCGCAGGATGCGAAGTACGGCGAGATCCTCAACCTGAGAACCTTCGGTCGCGGCATGGAGCCTTGGACCGCGCGAGCCCTTCGGGACGGCATTCTCGGTCATCTTCCCGCGAAGGAGCGTTGA
- a CDS encoding methyl-accepting chemotaxis protein yields the protein MRTLSIQHKLFLLLSLATGLLIGLWGTMYWMSDLFRRNNMTVSAAMKMAGLLDEVGHLLHQLESPGNDVLERQDAVGELAKFEKSVGEYASHFQEVEAAFASSGPELVRILEQVRREVELLRSHAQAVLLAARERDAAERAGDRAAVESAIARAGQGMVMMDQSFSRAISLFQRAETAQRERELALVAATARFGAQWVPWTLAALFVALLVLGVLGMTLVRSVVGPLRMAAGVLTEISRGNLARRIEVGSKDELGVLMGAMGEMLGYLSRIIGELRTGAQGLASAASQLSGTSQALSMGTREQVASIEESTASLSLMRASIERTASNSQRMEQMALRGVKDAEASGRAVGETVGAMKTIVEKISVIDDIAYQTHMLALNAAIEAARAGEHGRGFAVVAAEVRKLAERSRTAAREILELAGSSMKVAESSSALLDELVPAIRQTAALVQDVAADCGGESQAVMQMDQAMRQVDQVAQASASSAEELSATAEEVASQAEALRRLVAFFQVGAEEEEPPTRPFLVSRSPVLADPGFIAGGEGDAHEGLVHSRGTGT from the coding sequence ATGAGGACGCTTTCCATCCAGCACAAGCTCTTCCTCCTGCTGTCGCTGGCGACGGGGCTGCTCATTGGTCTCTGGGGGACGATGTATTGGATGAGTGACCTCTTCCGTCGCAACAACATGACCGTCTCCGCTGCGATGAAGATGGCCGGGTTGCTCGACGAGGTCGGCCACCTGCTTCATCAGCTCGAAAGCCCCGGCAACGACGTGCTCGAGCGCCAGGATGCGGTGGGCGAACTGGCGAAGTTCGAGAAGTCCGTGGGGGAGTACGCGAGCCATTTCCAGGAGGTCGAGGCGGCGTTCGCGTCCTCCGGGCCGGAGCTGGTGCGAATCCTGGAACAGGTGAGGCGCGAGGTCGAGCTCCTGCGCTCCCACGCCCAGGCGGTCCTGCTCGCCGCGCGGGAGCGGGATGCGGCGGAGCGAGCGGGAGACCGCGCCGCCGTCGAGTCCGCCATCGCCCGGGCCGGGCAGGGGATGGTGATGATGGACCAGTCCTTCAGCCGCGCCATCTCCCTCTTCCAGCGCGCGGAGACAGCCCAGCGCGAGCGCGAGTTGGCGCTCGTGGCGGCCACGGCTCGCTTCGGCGCGCAATGGGTTCCCTGGACGCTCGCGGCGTTGTTCGTCGCGCTCCTGGTGCTCGGCGTGTTGGGGATGACCCTCGTGCGCTCCGTGGTGGGCCCGCTGCGGATGGCCGCGGGAGTGCTGACGGAGATCTCCCGGGGCAACCTGGCCCGGCGCATCGAGGTGGGCTCGAAGGACGAGCTGGGGGTGTTGATGGGGGCCATGGGCGAGATGCTCGGCTACCTCTCGCGCATCATCGGGGAGCTGCGCACCGGCGCTCAGGGGCTCGCATCGGCGGCCAGCCAGCTCTCCGGGACGTCCCAGGCCTTGTCGATGGGGACGCGCGAGCAGGTCGCCTCGATCGAGGAGTCCACGGCGAGCCTGTCCCTCATGCGTGCCTCCATCGAGCGGACGGCGAGCAACAGCCAGAGGATGGAGCAGATGGCGCTGCGCGGCGTGAAGGACGCCGAGGCAAGTGGCAGGGCGGTGGGTGAGACGGTGGGGGCGATGAAGACGATCGTCGAGAAGATCTCCGTCATCGATGACATCGCCTACCAGACGCACATGCTGGCGCTGAATGCCGCCATCGAGGCGGCGAGGGCGGGCGAGCACGGCCGGGGTTTCGCCGTGGTGGCCGCGGAGGTGCGCAAGCTGGCCGAGCGCAGCCGGACGGCCGCACGGGAGATCCTGGAGCTGGCGGGCTCCAGCATGAAGGTCGCCGAGAGCTCCAGTGCGCTCCTCGATGAGCTGGTGCCCGCCATCCGCCAGACGGCCGCGTTGGTGCAGGACGTGGCGGCGGACTGCGGCGGCGAGTCCCAGGCGGTGATGCAGATGGACCAGGCGATGCGGCAGGTGGACCAGGTGGCCCAGGCGAGCGCGTCGTCGGCCGAGGAGCTCTCGGCCACGGCGGAAGAGGTGGCCTCGCAAGCCGAGGCGCTGCGGCGGCTCGTGGCGTTCTTCCAGGTCGGCGCGGAAGAGGAGGAGCCTCCCACGCGTCCATTCCTCGTCTCGCGCTCCCCCGTGCTCGCGGACCCCGGGTTCATCGCGGGCGGGGAGGGCGACGCTCACGAGGGGTTGGTGCACTCACGAGGCACGGGCACCTGA
- a CDS encoding LytR/AlgR family response regulator transcription factor: protein MNLPLRVLIADDELVARKRLTRLLAAFPDVSVSGEAADGEAVLQAVRAGGVDVVLLDIHMPGLSGMDALALLPAGGPHVILVTAHADHAVEAFEHGAVDYVLKPVEASRLQKALERARARLASRAPEPAKGSAVEQLARPLARLPIPTRQGIVLVDPETISHATLEDELVTVFTSQGDYLTDFTLQELVDRLPTEGFYRVHRRALVNLAHVTRLEPLETGGYMARTARGHTVEVSRQSARELRRMLGLRRGLEDEPGA from the coding sequence GTGAACCTTCCTCTGCGCGTCCTCATCGCCGATGACGAGCTCGTCGCCCGCAAGCGGCTCACGCGCCTGCTCGCGGCCTTCCCCGATGTCTCCGTGAGCGGCGAGGCGGCCGATGGCGAGGCCGTGCTCCAGGCGGTGCGGGCTGGCGGCGTGGATGTGGTGCTGCTCGACATCCACATGCCCGGCCTGAGTGGCATGGACGCGCTCGCGCTGCTCCCCGCGGGAGGCCCCCACGTCATCCTCGTCACCGCCCACGCCGACCACGCGGTGGAGGCCTTCGAGCACGGCGCCGTGGACTACGTCCTCAAGCCCGTGGAGGCCTCGCGCCTGCAGAAGGCGCTGGAGCGGGCCCGCGCCCGGCTCGCGTCCAGGGCTCCCGAGCCAGCGAAGGGCTCCGCCGTCGAGCAGCTCGCGCGTCCACTCGCCCGGCTGCCCATCCCCACCCGCCAGGGCATCGTGCTGGTGGATCCGGAAACCATCTCCCACGCCACGCTCGAGGACGAGCTCGTCACCGTCTTCACCTCACAGGGGGACTACCTCACCGACTTCACCCTGCAGGAGTTGGTGGATCGGCTCCCCACCGAGGGCTTCTACCGGGTGCATCGGCGCGCCCTGGTCAACCTCGCCCACGTCACCCGGCTGGAGCCGCTGGAGACGGGCGGTTACATGGCACGCACCGCGCGTGGACACACGGTGGAGGTGAGCCGCCAGTCCGCGCGCGAGCTGCGCCGGATGCTCGGCCTGCGCCGGGGCCTGGAGGACGAGCCCGGGGCTTGA
- a CDS encoding RDD family protein, protein MRAMLPQPDPLPTQRSGAFCATHVDRPAATICTRCGGYACDLCLRVGSDRQDYCVSCIPLQHQLAEPGTRFVALLVDRFSVVLPVMVSAFIGALVASTTQEEGKSVVFLLMSVGFLGSLGVLGYQLYLLVTTRQSLGKRMLGIQVVRTDGSPIDLGRLILLRNLVPVVINYATCGLFDIVDALMIFTSDRRCLHDHIADTRVVTVNKYAR, encoded by the coding sequence ATGCGCGCCATGCTTCCGCAGCCAGACCCCCTTCCCACCCAACGCTCGGGCGCGTTCTGCGCCACCCATGTCGATCGCCCGGCCGCCACCATCTGCACCCGGTGCGGCGGCTATGCCTGCGATCTCTGCCTCCGGGTGGGGAGTGACCGCCAGGACTACTGCGTCAGCTGCATCCCGCTCCAGCACCAGCTGGCGGAGCCGGGCACCCGCTTCGTGGCCCTCCTCGTGGACCGTTTCTCCGTGGTCCTCCCCGTGATGGTCTCGGCCTTCATCGGAGCCCTGGTGGCCTCGACGACGCAAGAGGAAGGCAAGAGCGTCGTCTTCCTGCTGATGAGCGTGGGGTTCCTGGGGAGCCTCGGCGTGCTCGGCTACCAGCTCTACCTGCTCGTCACGACGCGCCAGAGCCTTGGCAAGCGCATGCTGGGCATCCAGGTGGTCCGCACCGACGGGAGCCCGATCGACCTCGGCCGGCTCATCCTCCTGCGCAACCTGGTGCCGGTGGTCATCAACTACGCCACCTGCGGCCTCTTCGACATCGTCGACGCACTCATGATCTTCACCAGCGACCGCCGCTGCCTCCACGATCACATCGCGGACACCCGGGTGGTCACCGTGAACAAGTACGCGCGCTGA
- a CDS encoding GGDEF domain-containing response regulator produces MSEPVAAKVLVVEDNRTMLALMQYYLSKDFTVFLARSAEEALEVLQREQLHAVVSDQNLGDGLMGVDLLKRVSELQPHAARILVTASQKLEDAQKAINEARVNHFLTKPFTEQELKNTVGQAVHNAALVAIRDKMVQELKEQLGLRPAKPAAGKPGSPPSSRVKTVEPKPEAKGAASQSLIPESERLAFRDGLTGLYNHRYFQEALSAGLLSARRREQKLALVLIDIDGFRRFNLSRGYAEGDKLLRRVSQLVTEMMEDPVTHARSDNSSEIAARYDWDVFGVILCNADVERARTYAEKLRKAVEEMAFPEDEGVAGEVTVTASVAVFPDQARNEQELISAAEKTLGASKANGPNRVVLSVK; encoded by the coding sequence GTGAGTGAGCCTGTTGCTGCGAAGGTCCTCGTCGTCGAGGACAACCGGACGATGCTGGCCTTGATGCAGTATTACCTGAGCAAGGACTTCACGGTCTTCCTTGCCCGGTCCGCTGAAGAAGCGCTCGAAGTGCTTCAGCGGGAACAACTGCACGCGGTCGTATCGGATCAAAACCTTGGGGACGGCCTGATGGGGGTAGACCTCCTCAAGCGTGTTTCCGAGCTTCAACCCCATGCCGCGCGCATCCTGGTGACGGCCTCCCAGAAGTTGGAGGACGCCCAGAAAGCCATCAATGAAGCGCGGGTGAACCACTTCTTGACGAAGCCGTTCACCGAGCAGGAGTTGAAGAACACCGTGGGCCAGGCGGTCCACAATGCCGCCCTTGTCGCGATCCGCGACAAGATGGTGCAGGAGCTGAAGGAGCAGCTCGGCTTGCGTCCCGCCAAACCGGCGGCCGGCAAACCGGGGTCGCCCCCGAGCTCGCGCGTCAAGACGGTGGAACCGAAGCCCGAAGCCAAGGGCGCGGCATCCCAGTCGCTCATCCCCGAGAGCGAGCGGCTGGCGTTCCGTGACGGCCTGACGGGCCTCTACAACCACCGCTACTTCCAGGAGGCGCTGAGCGCGGGCCTCCTGAGCGCGCGGCGTCGGGAGCAGAAGCTGGCCCTGGTGCTCATCGACATCGACGGCTTCCGCCGCTTCAACCTCTCGCGGGGTTACGCCGAGGGGGACAAGCTGCTGCGCCGGGTGTCCCAGCTGGTGACGGAGATGATGGAAGATCCCGTCACGCACGCCCGGAGCGACAACTCCTCGGAGATCGCCGCCCGGTACGACTGGGACGTGTTCGGTGTCATCCTCTGCAACGCCGACGTGGAGCGGGCCCGCACGTACGCGGAGAAGCTGCGCAAGGCGGTGGAGGAGATGGCCTTCCCCGAGGACGAGGGCGTCGCGGGCGAGGTGACGGTGACCGCCTCGGTGGCCGTCTTCCCGGACCAGGCCCGCAACGAGCAGGAGCTGATCTCCGCCGCGGAGAAGACGCTCGGCGCGTCCAAGGCGAACGGCCCCAACCGTGTGGTGCTGTCCGTCAAGTGA
- a CDS encoding glutamate--cysteine ligase yields MGLQIHKETFDAEDHERFARRLAESLEVLRTVLERPGFGVGPRTIGAELEMFLVDAAGFPLPVNRQVLSQTVDPRVTVEIDRFNLEVNLRPGPLAGRPFTALREEFESALAEVRRAAATQGARVAVTGILPTLREADLGSASLTGMPRYRALSAAIRNRRQEPLRVVIKGEDSLTLEWDDVSLEGANTSLQYHLRVDPADFARMYNAAQLATAPVLAVSSNSPFLVGRRLWDETRVALFRQAVDDRGESSSEAPQHGRVTFGHGWVRQGPLELFAESVALYSPLLPVLGPESPLECLAAGGLPRLDELRLHQGTVWSWNRAIYDPSGGGHVRIELRALPAGPSVVDMLANGALLLGLTLGLSDEVEALLPGIPFACARGNFLRASKEGLDAMLLWPERNAPSPRPVPAVALVERLLPVAREGLVGAGVAAEEADALLSIIQARLRAGCTGARWQRKMLARLEAHMPRQDALGALLERYMAHSTSGRPVHEWPMD; encoded by the coding sequence ATGGGACTCCAAATCCACAAAGAGACGTTCGATGCCGAGGATCACGAGCGGTTCGCGCGGCGCCTCGCCGAGAGCCTGGAAGTGCTCCGGACCGTGTTGGAGCGGCCAGGGTTCGGCGTGGGCCCGCGGACCATCGGCGCCGAGCTGGAGATGTTCCTGGTGGATGCCGCGGGCTTCCCGCTGCCGGTGAACCGGCAGGTGCTGAGCCAGACGGTGGACCCACGGGTGACGGTGGAGATCGACCGGTTCAACCTCGAGGTCAACCTGCGGCCGGGGCCGCTGGCGGGGCGTCCCTTCACGGCGCTGCGCGAGGAGTTCGAGAGCGCGCTGGCGGAGGTGCGGCGCGCGGCGGCCACGCAGGGGGCGCGGGTGGCGGTGACGGGCATCCTCCCCACGCTGCGCGAGGCGGACCTGGGCAGCGCGTCGCTGACGGGGATGCCTCGCTACCGGGCGCTGTCGGCCGCCATCCGCAACCGGCGTCAGGAGCCGCTGCGCGTGGTCATCAAGGGCGAGGACTCGCTCACCCTGGAGTGGGACGACGTGTCGTTGGAGGGCGCCAACACCTCGCTGCAGTACCACCTGCGCGTGGACCCGGCGGACTTCGCGCGGATGTACAACGCGGCCCAGCTGGCCACGGCGCCGGTGCTGGCGGTGAGCAGCAACTCGCCCTTCCTGGTGGGGCGGCGGCTGTGGGACGAGACGCGCGTGGCGCTCTTCCGCCAGGCGGTGGATGACCGGGGCGAGTCCTCGTCGGAGGCCCCGCAGCACGGGCGCGTCACCTTCGGCCACGGCTGGGTGCGCCAGGGCCCGCTGGAGCTGTTCGCCGAGTCGGTGGCGCTCTACTCGCCGCTGCTGCCGGTGCTGGGCCCGGAGTCGCCGCTGGAGTGTCTGGCCGCGGGGGGCCTGCCCCGCCTGGACGAGCTGCGGCTGCACCAGGGCACCGTGTGGAGCTGGAACCGCGCCATCTACGATCCGAGCGGGGGCGGCCACGTGCGCATCGAGCTGCGCGCGCTGCCCGCGGGCCCCTCGGTGGTGGACATGCTCGCCAATGGGGCGCTGCTGCTGGGCCTCACGCTGGGGTTGAGCGACGAGGTGGAGGCACTGCTGCCGGGGATCCCCTTCGCCTGTGCCCGGGGCAACTTCCTCCGCGCCTCCAAGGAAGGCCTGGACGCGATGCTGCTGTGGCCCGAGCGCAACGCTCCCTCTCCCCGGCCGGTGCCGGCGGTGGCCCTGGTGGAGCGCCTGCTCCCCGTGGCCAGGGAGGGCCTGGTGGGCGCCGGCGTGGCCGCCGAGGAGGCGGACGCGCTCCTTTCCATTATCCAGGCCCGATTGCGTGCGGGTTGTACGGGGGCACGGTGGCAGCGGAAGATGTTGGCGCGATTGGAAGCCCACATGCCCCGGCAGGACGCCCTGGGGGCCTTGCTGGAGCGTTACATGGCCCACTCCACGTCTGGCAGGCCGGTCCACGAGTGGCCGATGGACTGA
- a CDS encoding FAD/NAD(P)-binding protein yields the protein MAAQLLRNASGPLRVALLERSGRVGPGLAYSTDSASHLLNAPAGRMSAFPDDPEHFLRWIRRVEPDTGPGDFVQRRRYGQYLEAVLREAREKAAPGVGLALLEGEAASLSQEGDDVRLVLADGTRLLARTVALAVGNAIPADLPVPDGGLYSSRRYIRSPWAEGALRHVQPHHSVLLIGTGLTMVDTVLSLAEHNHEGRIHAISRHGLLPHVHRPGVVAGPPVSLSEPSRVRSVLSALRREARRTTDEGADWRGVMDGLRPLTASLWRGLPVPERRRFLRHLRALWDVHRHRMAPGVHDILQQLQSAGVLRVHAARVRGFQVTGEGWVMARVRPRGVEREATFRVQHVINCTGPDACIGRAHPLLRGLMESGLVQADALGLGLATDTEGALLDAEGRASRVLFTLGPLRRGVLWESTAIPEIRVQALALSRRLLEQLASRADVPETLLSPSPTFP from the coding sequence TTGGCGGCCCAGCTCTTGCGGAACGCCTCGGGTCCCCTGCGGGTGGCCCTGCTGGAGCGCTCGGGGCGTGTGGGGCCCGGCCTCGCCTACTCCACGGACAGCGCCAGCCACCTGCTGAACGCCCCCGCCGGGCGGATGAGCGCCTTCCCGGACGATCCCGAACACTTCCTGCGGTGGATTCGCCGCGTCGAGCCGGACACAGGCCCGGGTGACTTCGTCCAGCGCAGGCGCTACGGCCAGTACCTGGAGGCGGTGCTCCGCGAGGCCCGCGAGAAGGCCGCGCCGGGCGTGGGCCTGGCGCTCCTCGAGGGCGAGGCCGCGTCCCTGTCCCAGGAGGGGGACGACGTCCGGTTGGTGCTCGCCGATGGCACGCGGCTCCTGGCGCGGACGGTGGCGCTGGCGGTGGGCAATGCGATCCCCGCGGACCTGCCGGTGCCGGATGGGGGGCTGTACTCGAGCCGCCGCTACATCCGTTCCCCCTGGGCCGAGGGCGCCCTGCGCCACGTCCAGCCCCACCACTCGGTGCTGCTCATCGGCACGGGCCTGACGATGGTGGACACGGTGCTCTCGCTGGCCGAGCACAACCATGAGGGGCGCATCCACGCCATCTCCCGGCACGGGCTGCTGCCGCACGTCCATCGTCCCGGGGTGGTGGCGGGCCCGCCCGTGAGCCTCTCGGAGCCCTCCCGCGTCCGCTCCGTCCTGAGCGCGCTGCGCCGCGAGGCCCGGCGCACCACGGACGAGGGCGCGGACTGGCGCGGTGTGATGGACGGCCTGCGGCCCCTGACGGCCTCTCTGTGGCGCGGCCTGCCGGTGCCCGAGCGGCGCCGTTTCCTCCGCCACCTGCGCGCCCTCTGGGACGTGCACCGTCACCGGATGGCGCCCGGGGTGCACGACATCCTCCAGCAACTCCAGAGCGCCGGTGTGCTGCGCGTCCACGCGGCCCGCGTGCGCGGCTTCCAGGTGACGGGCGAGGGATGGGTGATGGCGCGAGTCCGGCCCCGAGGGGTGGAGCGCGAGGCCACCTTCCGTGTCCAGCACGTCATCAACTGCACCGGACCGGACGCCTGTATCGGCCGGGCGCACCCGCTGCTGCGCGGGCTCATGGAATCCGGGCTCGTCCAGGCGGATGCGCTGGGGCTCGGCCTGGCCACGGACACCGAAGGCGCGTTGCTCGACGCGGAGGGCCGGGCCTCGCGCGTGCTCTTCACCCTGGGCCCCCTGCGCCGGGGTGTCCTGTGGGAGAGCACGGCCATTCCGGAGATCCGCGTGCAGGCGCTCGCCCTGTCGCGACGGCTGCTGGAGCAGCTCGCCTCCCGCGCGGACGTGCCCGAAACCCTCCTCTCGCCCTCGCCGACCTTCCCCTAG
- the rlmN gene encoding 23S rRNA (adenine(2503)-C(2))-methyltransferase RlmN: protein MTMEPTPATSPVNLYDLPRAALGELLAGWGYSAYYRDLLWEALYRQQVESFDALTGLKPELVQTLRERTRLERPVTHHEVHSTDGYTRKLLLKLRDGQTVETVLMRFKGRATVCLSTQAGCAMGCVFCATGQMGFVRHLSPGEIIGQVLHVTRILRETDESLRNVVLMGMGEPLHNYEGTMAAVDIMVDQLGLALAPRFITLSTVGVVPGIRRLADEDRPVQLAVSLHGATDAERGALVPAARKWPLAELVDACRYYAEKRKRRIFYEWALIAGQNDTPEQAHALGQLLKGMEAHVNLIPLNPTVGYGERPSGPDAVRAFQDILASYGLPSTVRQRRGIDIDAGCGQLKAAVERQRPSRQPTAP, encoded by the coding sequence ATGACGATGGAGCCCACGCCCGCCACCTCTCCGGTCAACCTGTATGACCTGCCGCGTGCCGCCCTTGGCGAGCTGCTCGCCGGCTGGGGTTACAGCGCCTATTACCGCGACCTGCTCTGGGAAGCCCTCTACCGCCAGCAGGTGGAGTCGTTCGACGCCCTCACCGGGCTGAAGCCGGAGCTCGTCCAGACCCTCCGCGAGCGCACGCGCCTGGAGCGGCCCGTCACCCACCACGAGGTCCACAGCACGGACGGCTACACCCGGAAGCTGCTGCTGAAGCTGCGCGACGGGCAGACCGTGGAGACGGTGCTCATGCGTTTCAAGGGCCGGGCCACGGTGTGCCTGAGCACGCAGGCCGGCTGCGCCATGGGGTGCGTCTTCTGCGCCACGGGGCAGATGGGCTTCGTGCGCCACCTGTCGCCCGGGGAAATCATCGGCCAGGTGCTGCACGTCACGCGAATCCTCCGCGAGACGGACGAGTCGCTGCGCAACGTGGTGTTGATGGGCATGGGCGAGCCCCTGCACAACTACGAAGGCACGATGGCGGCGGTGGACATCATGGTGGATCAGCTGGGGCTGGCGCTGGCCCCGCGCTTCATCACCCTGAGCACCGTGGGCGTGGTGCCCGGTATCCGCCGGCTCGCGGACGAGGACCGGCCGGTGCAGCTCGCCGTCAGCCTGCACGGCGCCACGGACGCGGAGCGCGGCGCGCTGGTGCCCGCGGCCCGCAAGTGGCCACTCGCCGAGCTGGTGGACGCCTGCCGCTACTACGCGGAGAAGCGCAAGCGCCGCATCTTCTACGAGTGGGCGCTCATCGCCGGGCAGAACGACACGCCCGAGCAGGCCCACGCGCTGGGCCAGTTGCTGAAGGGGATGGAGGCACACGTGAACCTCATCCCGCTCAACCCCACGGTGGGCTACGGCGAGCGCCCCAGCGGCCCCGACGCCGTGCGCGCCTTCCAGGACATCCTGGCCAGCTACGGCCTGCCCAGCACCGTGCGCCAGCGCCGGGGCATCGACATCGACGCGGGCTGTGGCCAGCTCAAGGCCGCCGTGGAGCGGCAGCGACCCTCGCGTCAGCCCACGGCTCCCTGA